Within Candidatus Binatia bacterium, the genomic segment ACCACGAAGGATGCGCGTGATGTACTTGCCCTGTGTCGGGAGTTCGGTCTCGCCATTCCCACGGCGTACGCCGGGTTTGCCGGCCGGAGTGCGGGCTAACTCGGCGATGGAGCTGACCGGCCGCAGACTGTGGCATGCGGGGTCGGGTGGCCGCCGGCCGCCGCAATACGGTGGTTGACACGGCGGCGTCCGGCGGTCGAGACTGCGGGGAATGCGGCGGCCGGCAGCTCCTTGCCAAACCGTTATGGGCGGTCGAGCGCTGCAATGACCGTCGTCAGTGGCCGTAGTGCCACAGGAGCGATCGATGATCGAGTTCGCGATCCGCACGCTGCTGTCGGAATTCAGTCTTCTCATGCTCGCGGCCGCGTTCGTCTTGGCCGGGAGTCAGACCCGGCTGAGTACAAACCCGGACCGCGGGTTTGCTGACGCGCTCTTTGGCTGGCTGCTTCTGCTGTCGCTGGGTCTGCAGGGTGTGTACACCTTCGTCGTACATGTGTTCTTTCCTGCATGGGCGGCGGCACACATCGGCTGGGCGGTAAGCCCGTTCCAGTATGAAGTCGGCATTGCCGACCTGACGGTGGGCGTGCTCGGCATCGTCGGATTCTGGAGCGGCTTCAGTTTCCGACTGGCCGCCGCGATCGCGGGCATCGTGTGGTACTGGGGCGACGCGATCGGTCATGTGCGCCAGATGATCGTCGCCGACAATTACGCACCGGGCAACGCGGGCTCGTGGTTTTGGACCGACGTGATCGTGCCCGTGTTGTTGCTCCTGTGTCTGCGCGTGTTGTGGACGCGGGAACGGACCACCGATCGCGCGTGAGCGTGGGCAGCCCCGGCATGTCCGGCGCCAGCGACGGCCGGCCGGGAGACCGTTCGTTAGCCGGCATTCCGTCATAGAGGCCGTCTATGCTGGTGAAACCGCGAGGCGCAGCGCCCTTCATCCGGGCGGTGAGGGCATGGACGAACGGGCCGGACAGTACTGAACGACGTAGCCACGTTCGGAGCCCGACGAACACGCACATTGCTTGTCATCGGTCGGATACTGGTACGCATCGGGACAGTCGACCGTCACGCACTGCAGGCCCGTTACCCGCGTCCCCCGGGTGGTGTACGAGCAGGCGGAGTTGGTCGTCCAATTGACCGGCACATTGAAGAAAATGCTCGCTCCGACCGCGACGCAGTTGTTCGGATCGGCGCCGGCGCTACCGCACAGTGGCGGCGGGTCACATGGAGCGGTACCGAAGTTCGTGCTCAAGTTCACGAAGTCGTTGCCGGCGAACGCGTTGGGGCTGAACTCGAAACGCGTGCCAAACGTGCCGTCCTGCACCATACCCGGCCCGCAACAGTTGTTCTGCAGGGCACAGATGCCGCGACCGCTCAGGTTCGGATTGCAGTACGCGGCAAAGATCGCATTGGTCCCCAGCCACATCCAGCCTTCGCGTTGCACTGCGGCCGGCGTCGGCGGCGCCGGATCGAGCGCCGTCCAGTCGTCACAATCGGGGCACTGGTCGGCGGAGAGATTCGGGTACGGGATCACAAAGTACGATCCGCCGGCGTTCAGGGTGGAGATCGACACGGAGGTTTGCCCACCGTTTGCCGCCAGCGGCGGGGGCGGGGTGGGCAGCGTCGGACTCGTATAGAGCGTGAGATCGACCGGGCAGTTGTTCACGAAGGTGAGCATCCCCGGAGCGACGACTGCCGGAACCGGCTCCGGTGGAGGTGTGGCTGTCGCGACGACGGGACACGTCTTGGTCGGCGTCGGCGATGCCGGACAATCCTCGGCAACATCGCCGCTACCGCCGCAGAGAACCACCGCCGTCGGCGTCGCGGGCAATGGCGCCGCACCGTCGTCGTCGGAACCGCACGCGGCGGCCGCGCCGGCCAGAAGGATCGCGATCAACCGATACCCTGGCCGCTTCATTGGCAACTGCACCCTCATCGAGTGGCCCCTGCGACGGCGTGGACGACGTACAGAACAGCACGTGGCATACCAACGCGGTCATCGCCCCATGTTCGCAGCTCCGTGCTGGACGCCATGCGATCGACGGGCACCGGTTTACTCGACCGTCACGGAAGCGACGCGTGAGTGCCCCATCCCCAGATACCCGATCGTACTCATCCCCTGCCATCTTCCTCCGCCCTCTACACTATTTCACCGCAAGGAGAGTGTCTCACCCTCATTGGCGCAGAGGGGCGGCTGCATCACCAACCCCCCGGCACCAATCGTATCGCGTGCGAGGCCTGCGAGCGGCACGCGCCGGCTTCTCAACTGCGCAGCGGGTTGACCACCTCGATCCGCGAGAACTGCAGGAAATCGGTGTCGGTCGTGTAGATGCGCCGAACGCCGTGCTCGCGCATGAGGACCGCCGTCCGCACGTCGAAGAACAGGTTGCCGCTCGGATGAGTGATCTCGGCAAGGACCTCGGAGAGCAACTTCCAGTGAGGATCGCCGGAGTTAATGACGTGGATGTTGTCGGCGTCGATCAGCGGCTGCAGGAAAGCGATTCCCTCGCGCCACGTCAGAGGTTTGGGGAAGACCTTCGGATGCGTCGACACACGCAGGAACTCGTACAGAATTCCATCGGTAACGTACCAGGGATCGCGCGAACCGCCGACGCGGGCGAGGAAGTCGCGCGCCCGCCGGTGCTCGTCGGCGTCGGAGTTGGCGGCGTAGAGAAAGAGATTGGTGTCGATGACGCCGGGCAATCAGGAGTCCATCAGGGCTTCGAGGGCATTGCGGTCGCCGAGGTTCACGCGTGGCCGGCCCATGGAGAACGCCGGTAACTCGAAGGGCTTGCGTGCTCCACGCCGGCGCCGCTGCAACCCTTCGGAAAGCAGAGTATTCACCACTTCGGAGAGCTGCCGTCCCTCGCGTTGGGCGATCTCGCGGACGCCGTCGATGCAGGCGTCTTCCAGAACCAGCGTCGTGCGCTTCACGCGGGGAACCATATGGCGGATACATACAGGTGTCAATAATCGGCACCCATACGCCGCACGTGCCCTGTCGCGTATGAGCGGCCCGGCCGATTTTCGCGCGGCCGGTCCAGGGGGGCGGGAATGTCCTGGAACGGACGTTATGGCAAAACGGCCGTTAATACGGCATATGCGCACGGCAAGGGCTGCAAAGGTCTGACCCAGCGAGCGTTCGCGATGCTTCTCGGCCTAACCCTTGTGC encodes:
- a CDS encoding PIN domain-containing protein; the encoded protein is MPGVIDTNLFLYAANSDADEHRRARDFLARVGGSRDPWYVTDGILYEFLRVSTHPKVFPKPLTWREGIAFLQPLIDADNIHVINSGDPHWKLLSEVLAEITHPSGNLFFDVRTAVLMREHGVRRIYTTDTDFLQFSRIEVVNPLRS